In Streptomyces sp. NBC_01381, the sequence CAGGTGGTGGCACTCGACCAGAACGGCGAGGAGATCCGCGAGGTCGCGAAGTGGTTCGCCGCGATGAAGGAGGCGGGCGAGGCCCCGGCGGGCGCCACGGCGACCGCGATGGAGGGCGACGCGCTCAACCTCCCCTTCCCCGACGCCTCGTTCGACGTCGTGATCATCTCCGAGGTCATGGAGCACATCCCCGACGACAAGGGCGTACTGGCGGAGATGGTCCGGGTCCTGAAGCCCGGCGGCCGCATCGCGGTGACCGTCCCGCGCTACGGCCCCGAGAAGGTCTGCTGGGCCCTGTCGGACGCCTACCACGAGGTCGAGGGCGGGCACATCCGCATCTACAAGGCGGACGAACTGCTCGGCAGGATGCGCGAAGCGGGCCTCAAGCCGTACGGCACGCACCACGCGCACGCCCTGCACTCGCCGTACTGGTGGCTCAAGTGCGCGTTCGGCGTGGACAACGACAAGGCGCTGCCGGTGCGGGCGTACCACAAGCTCCTGGTCTGGGACATCATGAAGAAGCCGCTTGCGACGAAGGTGGCGGAGCAACTGCTCAACCCGATCGTCGGCAAGAGCTTCGTGGCGTACGCGACCAAGCCGCACCTGCCGAAGACCGACGTGAAGACCGACGCGAAGACCGACGCGAAGACTGACGCGTGACGAGCCCGGAGCGGACGGAGCACCTCGTCCTGCCCGGAGTCCTGACGGCCGATCAGGCCGCGCACACGGTACGCGGGATACTCGCCGTCCAGCGCGAGGACGGCGCGATCCCGTGGTTCCGCGGCCACCACCTGGACCCGTGGGACCACACCGAGGCCGCGATGGCGCTGGACGCGGCGGGCGAGCACGCGGCGGCGGCCCGCGCCTACGAGTGGCTGGCCCGGCACCAGAACCCGGACGGCTCCTGGTACGCGGCATACGCCGACGGCGACCCGCACGACGTGACGGACCGGGGCCGCGAGACGAACTTCTGCGCGTACCTGTCGGTAGGCGTCTGGCACCACTACTTGTCCACGGGGGACGACACGTTCCTGGACCGCATGTGGCCCGCGGTGGTGGCGTCGGTGGAGTTCGTCCTCGCCCTCCAACAACCCGGCGGCGAGATCGGCTGGAAGCGCGAGCCCGACGGCACCCCGGTGAACGAG encodes:
- a CDS encoding class I SAM-dependent methyltransferase, with the protein product MLTVDFTRFPLAAGDRVLDLGCGAGRHAFECYRRGAQVVALDQNGEEIREVAKWFAAMKEAGEAPAGATATAMEGDALNLPFPDASFDVVIISEVMEHIPDDKGVLAEMVRVLKPGGRIAVTVPRYGPEKVCWALSDAYHEVEGGHIRIYKADELLGRMREAGLKPYGTHHAHALHSPYWWLKCAFGVDNDKALPVRAYHKLLVWDIMKKPLATKVAEQLLNPIVGKSFVAYATKPHLPKTDVKTDAKTDAKTDA